Proteins found in one Gadus macrocephalus chromosome 23, ASM3116895v1 genomic segment:
- the usp12a gene encoding ubiquitin carboxyl-terminal hydrolase 12A, translating to MEILMTVSKFASFCTMGANASALEKEIGSEQFPVNEHYFGLVNFGNTCYCNSVLQALYFCRPFREKILAYRSQPRRKENLLTCLADLFHSITNQKRKVGVIPPKKFITRLRKENELFDNYMQQDAHEFLNYLLNTIADLLQEERRQDKPNGRLANGSLDSQNNNSNATPAPTWVHEIFQGTLTNETRCLTCETISSKDEDFLDLSVDVEQNTSITHCLRGFSNTETLCSEYKYYCEECRSKQEAHKRMRVKKLPMILALHLKRFKYMEQLQRYTKLSYRVVFPLELRLFNTSGDATNPERLYDLVAVVVHCGSGPNRGHYIAIVKSHDFWLLFDDDIVEKIDAQAIEEFYGLTSEISKNSESGYILFYQSRD from the exons ATGGAAATCCTAATGACTGTCTCAAAATTCGCCTCTTTTTGTACCATG gGCGCAAATGCCTCTGCTCTGGAGAAAGAGATTGGCTCTGAGCAGTTTCCCGTCAATGAGCACTACTTCGGCCTCGTCAAC TTCGGGAACACCTGCTACTGCAACTCTGTACTGCAGGCGCTGTACTTCTGCCGGCCGTTCCGGGAGAAGATCCTGGCCTACCGCAGTCAGCCGCGGCGCAAGGAGAACCTGCTCACCTGCCTAGCGGACCTGTTCCACAGCATCACCAACCAGAAGAGGAAGGTGGGCGTCATACCGCCCAAGAAGTTCATCACCCGGCTCCGCAAGGAGAAtg aaCTCTTTGATAACTACATGCAGCAGGATGCTCATGAGTTCCTGAACTACCTGCTCAACACCATCGCTGACCTGCTGCAGGAGGAGCGCAGGCAGGATAAGCCCAACGGCCGGCTGGCCAACGGCTCGCTGGACTCccagaacaacaacagcaacgccACGCCCGCGCCTACCTGGGTCCACGAGATCTTTCAGGGCACACTGACCAATGAGACACGCTGCCTCACCTGTGAAACG ATAAGCAGCAAGGATGAGGACTTCCTGGACCTGTCTGTGGACGTGGAGCAGAACACCTCGATCACTCACTGCCTCAG AGGCTTCAGTAATACTGAGACGCTGTGCAGCGAGTACAAGTACTACTGCGAAGAGTGCAGAAGCAAACAAGAGGCACACAAAAG GATGCGGGTGAAGAAGCTGCCCATGATCCTGGCTCTGCACCTGAAGCGCTTCAAGTACATGGAGCAGCTGCAGCGCTACACCAAGCTGTCCTATCGCGTCGTCTTCCCCCTGGAGCTCCGCCTCTTCAACACGTCCGGAGACGCCACCAACCCCGAGAGACTGTACGACCTGGTGGCCGtggtggtgcattgtgggag CGGTCCGAACCGCGGTCACTACATCGCCATCGTGAAGAGCCACGACTTCTGGCTTCTGTTTGACGATGACATCGTAGAG AAAATCGACGCCCAGGCCATAGAGGAATTCTACGGACTCACCTCTGAGATCTCCAAGAACTCTGAGTCGGGCTACATCCTCTTCTACCAGTCCAGAGACTGA
- the rpl21 gene encoding 60S ribosomal protein L21 encodes MTNTRGKRRGTRYMFSRQFRKHGPIPLSTYMRIYKKGDIVDIKGTGTIQKGMPHKCYHGKTGRIYNVTQHAVGVIVNKQIKGKILAKKINVRIEHVKHSKSRDSFLQRVKANEKKKIDAKEKGTWVELKRQPATPREAHFVSTKNNSPVLLEPIPYEFMA; translated from the exons ATGACGAACACCAGAGGCAAGAGGAGGGGAACGCGGTATATGTTCAGCCGGCAATTCCGCAAACATG GACCCATTCCTCTATCCACCTACATGCGCATCTACAAGAAGGGAGACATTGTTGATATCAAG GGCACAGGTACCATTCAGAAAGGAATGCCTCATAAGTGCTACCACGGTAAGACTGGTAGAATCTACAATGTAACCCAACATGCTGTCGGCGTCATCGTCAACAAGCAGATCAA GGGTAAGATCCTGGCTAAGAAGATCAACGTGCGCATTGAGCACGTGAAGCACTCTAAGAGCAGGGACAGCTTCCTGCAGCGCGTCAAGGCCAACGAGAAGAAGAAGATTGATGCTAAGGAGAAGGGCACCTGGGTGGAACTCAAACGTCAG CCTGCCACGCCCCGTGAGGCTCACTTCGTCAGCACCAAGAACAACTCTCCTGTGCTGCTGGAGCCCATCCCCTACGAGTTCATGGCATAA
- the gtf3ab gene encoding general transcription factor IIIA, b — MGERIHIKKSFICSFHDCSASFSKSWKLEAHNCKHTGLKPFSCDDCDKNFCTRYQLTRHQLNHSGDRPHKCQADGCGEAFVSQSSMKNHMDKSHHNEGKPFKCNHQGCGKDFSKRHQLKAHVYEHTKVLPFHCTVTGCTREFPSRGSLDHHKKVHQGYPCEEDGCPFQGKTWSAYQTHKKEHRVKLPCDKCKKQFNNDRFLLLHKRHVHLGVKKELACPHKCGKSFTRQFHLESHVLLEHKGMRAFGCASPGCGKRFAMKESLWRHGVVHDPKRKTNLRPKTPQPGGGTAPLKAKPTSAEGCMLAAKLERTKMADS; from the exons ATGGGGGAAAGGATACATattaaaaaaagctttatttgcTCATTTCATGACTGCAGTGCCTCTTTCAGTAAGTCATGGAAGTTAGAGGCTCATAATTGCAAACACACAGGATTG AAACCATTTTCATGTGACGATTGTGACAAGAACTTCTGCACACGCTACCAACTGACCAGACACCAGCTCAACCACAGTGGGGACAGACCCCACAA GTGCCAGGCTGATGGCTGTGGTGAGGCGTTTGTCAGCCAATCAAGTATGAAAAACCACATGGATAAAAGCCACCATAACGAGGGAAAACCCTTCAAG TGTAACCATCAGGGCTGTGGAAAGGACTTCAGCAAGAGACATCAACTGAAGGCCCATGTGTATGAGCACACCAAGGTCCTGCCCTTCCA TTGTACCGTCACTGGATGTACAAGGGAGTTCCCTTCTCGTGGGTCACTTGATCATCACAAGAAGGTCCATCAAG GTTACCCCTGTGAAGAAGACGGCTGTCCCTTCCAGGGCAAGACCTGGTCCGCGTACCAGACCCACAAGAAGGAGCACAGAG TCAAGCTGCCTTGCGACAAGTGCAAGAAGCAATTCAACAACGACCGCTTCCTGCTTCTGCACAAGCGCCATGTCCACCTGGGGGTGAAGAAAGAGCTGGCCTGCCCCCACAAGTGTGGCAAGAGCTTCACACGGCAGTTCCACCTGGAGAGCCACGTCCTGTTGGAGCACAAGGGCATGCGGGCCTTCGGCTGCGCCTCCCCTGGCTGTGGGAAGCGCTTCGCCATGAAG GAAAGTCTTTGGCGACACGGAGTGGTGCACGACCCTAAAAGGAAGACG AACCTGCGGCCCAAGACCCCCCAGCCTGGGGGAGGCACGGCGCCGCTGAAGGCTAAACCCACCTCGGCAGAGGGCTGCATGCTGGCCGCTAAGCTGGAGCGCACCAAGATGGCAGACTCCTGA
- the lnx2a gene encoding LOW QUALITY PROTEIN: ligand of Numb protein X 2a (The sequence of the model RefSeq protein was modified relative to this genomic sequence to represent the inferred CDS: inserted 1 base in 1 codon; deleted 2 bases in 1 codon), with translation MVTSPSRSPSPPETDLRDATPXPAPAPPPTTVCRSASLWTEEPGLDNPAFEESTEEESVVGLECVVPRVKRPLSNPCIHLLRSVSSASSGWDCSESPPLSAEEGCVKLPSLPEGEITTIEVHRANPYVELGISIVGGNETPLINVVIQEVYREGVISRDGRLLAGDQILQVNNVDISNTAHSFARSTLARPCTSLQLTVLRERRCASRAPPAPSSSSSSTPGIPHAPCSTPEGAPASPASLRITLTKRDSSEQLGIKLVRRTDEAGVFVLDLLDGGLAAKDGRLWGNDRVLAVNDQDLRHGTPEQAAQIIQASGERVHLLIGRPTKPTPPPPPKSSSTRDLYCLDHFLPNHSGSPSPVPTHPSRATTHRDLSQCVSCKEKHITVKKEPQESLGMTVAGGRGSKSGELPIFVTSVQPHGCLSRDGRIKRGDILLSINGQDLTYLSHSEAVGTLKASAATPAVQLRALEVSLLEERGQQDQLLAHSHDSDYDANWSPSWVMWLGLPSYLHSSHEIVLRRSHPGSWGFSIVGGYEETHGNQAFFIKTIVLGTPAYYDGRLKCGDMIVAVNGLSTAGMSHSALVPMLKEQRSRVALTVVSWPGSLA, from the exons atggtgaccagTCCCTCCAGATCCCCT TCGCCGCCGGAGACGGACCTGAGGGACGCCACCC CACCGGCCcctgcgcccccccccaccacggtCTGCCGCAGCGCCTCCCTGTGGACGGAGGAGCCGGGACTGGACAACCCCGCCTTCGAGGagagcacagaggaggaga GCGTGGTAGGGCTGGAGTGCGTTGTCCCCAGGGTCAAGAGGCCCCTCAGTAACCCCTGCATCCACCTCCTCCGCTCAGTTAGCTCCGCCTCCTCTGGCTGGGACTGCTCAGAGTCCCCGCCCCTCTCGGCTGAAGAGG GCTGCGTGAAGctgccctccctcccagagGGGGAGATCACCACCATAGAGGTGCACCGCGCCAACCCTTACGTGGAGCTGGGCATCAGCATCGTGGGGGGCAACGAGACGCCCCTCATCAACGTGGTGATCCAGGAGGTGTACCGGGAGGGGGTCATCTCCAGGGACGGCAGGCTGCTCGCTGGGGACCAGATCCTACAG GTGAACAACGTGGACATCAGCAACACGGCCCACAGCTTCGCCCGCTCCACGCTGGCGCGACCCTGCACCTCGCTACAGCTCACCGTGCTCCGGGAGCGCCGCTGCGCCTCCCGGGCGCCgccagccccctcctcctcctcctcctccacccccggcATCCCCCACGCCCCCTGCTCCACCCCCGAGGGCGCGCCGGCCAGCCCGGCCAGCCTGCGCATCACGCTGACCAAGAGGGACTCGTCGGAGCAGCTGGGCATCAAGCTGGTGCGGCGCACCGACGAGGCGGGCGTGTTCGTGCTGGACCTGCTTGACGGGGGGCTGGCCGCCAAGGACGGACGGCTGTGGGGCAACGACCGCGTGCTGGCGGTCAACGACCAGGACCTGCGGCACGGCACCCCGGAGCAGGCCGCCCAGATCATCCAG GCCAGCGGAGAGAGGGTCCACCTGTTGATTGGCCGGCCCACCAAGCCGACTCCGCCCCCACCTCCTAAGTCAAGCTCCACCAGAGACCTGTACTGCCTTGACCACTTCCTGCCTAACCACAGCGGCAGCCCCAGCCCTGTGCCGACGCACCCATCCCGCGCTACCACCCACCGa GACCTCTCCCAGTGTGTAAGCTGTAAAGAGAAACATATCACTGTGAAGAAGGAGCCCCAGGAGTCCCTCGGCATGACTGTcgccggggggcggggcagcaAGAGTGGCGAGCTGCCAATCTTCGTGACCAGTGTCCAACCACACGGCTGCTTGTCCAGGGACGGACGAATCAAACGAG GCGACATCCTGCTGAGCATCAACGGCCAGGACCTGACCTACCTGAGCCACAGCGAGGCGGTGGGCACCCTGAAGGCCAGCGCGGCCACGCCCGCGGTCCAGCTGAGGGCCCTGGAGGTGTCCCTGCTGGAGGAGCGGGGCCAGCAGGACCAGCTGCTGGCCCACAGCCACGACAGCGACTACGACGCAAACTGGTCCCCCTCCTGGGTCATGTGGCTGGGGCTGCCCAG CTACCTCCACAGTAGTCACGAGATAGTGCTGCGCCGGAGCCACCCGGGCAGCTGGGGCTTCAGCATCGTGGGAGGGTACGAGGAAACCCACGGCAACCAGGCCTTCTTTATCAAGACCATTGTCCTCGGAACACCTGCGTACTACGATGGGCGCCTTAA GTGCGGCGACATGATCGTGGCGGTGAACGGGCTGTCGACGGCGGGCATGAGCCACTCGGCGCTGGTGCCCATGCTGAAGGAGCAGCGGAGCCGGGTGGCCCTCACCGTGGTGTCCTGGCCCGGGAGCCTGGCCTAG
- the si:ch211-140b10.6 gene encoding protein POLR1D-like, which produces MEVNNSLGSVYLQHFDHHTMADDNDLEKRAIDELLRETNRARARVETMGPSGWMKCPLRRTNKRFLVNTLRSSGLQRRPTGPTAGQAAAAGCLRSDSLPGGEHHDKTPPRDSSPRDPGRSSHRHHKRHLISRRREQEDGNKSGHFHKVMDRRGGGPAEGRDTEAQRLHSGHSSSRSHSPLGEYSRGSQSGRTRSSSPAAGSQSGRSQK; this is translated from the exons ATGGAGGTAAACAACTCATTGGGCTCTGTGTACCTCCAACATTTCGACCACCACACGATGGCAGATGACAATGATCTGGAGAA ACGAGCGATAGACGAGCTCCTGAGAGAGACCAACAGGGCCCGGGCCAGGGTGGAGACCATGGGGCCTTCAGGATG GATGAAGTGTCCGCTGCGCCGCACCAACAAGCGCTTCCTCGTCAACACGCTGCGCTCCAGCGGCCTGCAGCGCCGCCCCACTGGGCCCACGGCGGGCCAGGCCGCCGCCGCAGGGTGCCTGAGGAGTGACTCCCTCCCTGGGGGAGAGCACCACGACAAAACCCCTCCCAGGGACTCCTCCCCCCGCGACCCAGGCCGCAGCAGCCATCGCCACCACAAACGCCATTTGATCAGCAGGAGACGGGAGCAGGAAGATGGAAACAAAAGTGGACATTTCCACAAAGTAATGGACAGGAGAGGCGGAGGACCTGCTGAAGGTAGAGACACTGAGGCACAGAGACTGCATTCTGGACACTCCTCCTCCAGAAGCCACTCCCCTCTTGGGGAATATTCAAGAGGCAGCCAATCGGGAAGGACTCGGTCAAGCTCACCTGCTGCAGGCTCACAAAGTGGGAGGAGCCAGAAGTGA